The following coding sequences lie in one Flagellimonas eckloniae genomic window:
- a CDS encoding DUF4252 domain-containing protein translates to MKHILKGVLVMGLVFLASCSSQQSLQEYYVDNSENPNFIAVDVPASILKMEGANLTDKQQEAVESLRKFNLLAFKKTADNVAEYKMEKAKVKEILKNDEFVELMKINSTYGKGVIKYLGDEDAIDEVIIYGDSKEKGFALVRVLGKNMNPAHIAQLMQAIQKSDFDGEGLGEIGEFLKG, encoded by the coding sequence ATGAAACATATTTTAAAAGGAGTATTGGTAATGGGATTGGTTTTTTTGGCCTCTTGTTCCTCACAACAAAGTCTACAGGAATATTATGTAGACAATTCTGAAAATCCTAATTTCATTGCAGTTGATGTTCCAGCAAGCATTCTTAAAATGGAAGGTGCCAACTTAACGGATAAACAGCAGGAAGCTGTGGAATCCTTGCGCAAGTTTAACCTTCTAGCTTTCAAAAAAACCGCTGATAATGTGGCCGAATACAAAATGGAGAAAGCAAAAGTTAAGGAAATTCTTAAGAATGATGAGTTTGTAGAGTTGATGAAAATCAATTCAACATATGGTAAAGGCGTCATTAAATATTTGGGGGATGAAGATGCCATAGATGAGGTCATTATTTATGGAGACAGTAAGGAAAAAGGCTTTGCCTTGGTACGTGTTCTTGGAAAAAACATGAATCCTGCCCATATTGCCCAATTGATGCAGGCCATTCAAAAATCTGATTTTGATGGAGAAGGCTTGGGAGAAATAGGAGAATTTTTAAAAGGATAA
- a CDS encoding SIR2 family NAD-dependent protein deacylase, whose translation MSGKQKIVVLTGAGMSAESGINTFRDSDGLWEGHDVMEVASPQGFAKNPELVLDFYNQRRRQLLEVSPNAGHKALVDLEKWFDVNIVTQNVDNLHEQAGSSRVVHLHGELFKVRSTANENHVLTWKKDLILGDLDENGHQLRPHIVWFGEMVPMLKPAIDITLNADILIIIGTSMQVYPAASLINYVSDQVPIYFVDPKPSVAKSDFKNLTVIPKTAVNGVPNLVAELSDMVT comes from the coding sequence ATGAGTGGAAAACAAAAAATCGTTGTGCTAACCGGTGCCGGTATGAGCGCAGAAAGTGGTATAAACACTTTTAGGGATTCAGATGGATTATGGGAAGGGCATGATGTTATGGAAGTTGCTTCACCTCAAGGGTTTGCAAAGAATCCTGAATTGGTTTTGGATTTTTACAACCAAAGAAGGCGACAGCTTTTAGAGGTTTCCCCAAATGCCGGACACAAAGCCCTTGTAGACTTGGAAAAATGGTTTGATGTGAACATTGTAACCCAAAATGTAGACAATCTGCATGAACAGGCGGGAAGTTCCCGTGTAGTGCATTTGCACGGCGAATTGTTTAAGGTTAGAAGCACAGCAAACGAAAATCATGTGCTAACCTGGAAAAAAGATTTGATTCTAGGAGATTTGGACGAAAACGGTCATCAATTACGGCCACATATTGTCTGGTTTGGTGAAATGGTTCCTATGCTGAAACCGGCAATCGATATTACATTGAATGCCGATATCCTGATCATTATTGGGACTTCAATGCAAGTTTATCCAGCAGCAAGTTTGATAAATTATGTATCGGACCAAGTGCCTATTTACTTTGTGGACCCAAAACCTAGTGTAGCTAAGTCAGATTTTAAGAATCTGACCGTAATACCTAAAACAGCTGTAAATGGAGTGCCTAATCTTGTTGCAGAGCTTTCTGATATGGTAACCTAG
- a CDS encoding n-acetylglutamate synthase → MIINYNNKRFSPVENTENGETTAETIFIYKQKENILTSIYNGGQVLSGHLIGLVDENGNIEMRYHQVNKKGELMTGICHSKPELLPNGKIRLYEDWKWTSGDKSSGKSILEEI, encoded by the coding sequence ATGATAATAAATTACAATAATAAAAGATTTAGTCCTGTTGAAAATACTGAAAACGGAGAAACTACAGCCGAAACGATTTTTATATACAAACAAAAAGAAAACATTCTAACGTCTATATATAATGGAGGACAAGTTCTTAGCGGTCATTTAATTGGGCTTGTGGACGAAAATGGCAACATCGAAATGAGGTATCACCAAGTGAATAAAAAAGGAGAATTAATGACTGGAATTTGTCACTCAAAACCAGAGCTGCTACCTAATGGAAAAATCAGACTTTACGAAGATTGGAAATGGACTTCAGGCGATAAATCGAGCGGAAAATCCATTTTGGAAGAAATATAA
- a CDS encoding YHYH protein, whose product MIYRKITFFVLGSLLLCSCGGLSSKGKQEIGGEQLEEDWRPPEGDRRRPEGGRREYVAVPTAPGKATPLSAFDEFNPNSVTISFDGDEITISSTGFPNHTTPYWQETDSLYIEPVVAIAQTPGRMGSHRDRSHTLTVPAAPGLAVRSTATSLGAIGIAVTGVPIFNDSEGPGRPLEEKIAETFDYAGGHVGPSGYHYHSESMDVPENTTLSHDDEKLIGIMADGFLIYGRREMDGSYPSDLDESGGHLGATQHSNGEEFYHYHIVNEYYFGNLIVLFGGDFMGSPNTIL is encoded by the coding sequence ATGATCTATAGGAAAATAACATTCTTTGTATTGGGCTCACTACTATTATGTTCTTGCGGTGGATTAAGTAGTAAAGGAAAACAAGAAATAGGTGGCGAACAACTAGAAGAAGATTGGAGACCACCTGAAGGAGATCGAAGACGACCTGAAGGAGGTAGAAGAGAATATGTAGCTGTGCCTACAGCTCCAGGTAAAGCCACGCCTTTATCTGCATTTGATGAATTTAATCCTAATTCGGTAACCATTTCATTTGATGGTGATGAAATCACAATTTCTTCAACTGGTTTTCCTAACCATACCACACCATATTGGCAAGAAACTGATTCTCTGTACATTGAACCTGTAGTTGCCATTGCCCAAACGCCAGGTCGTATGGGTAGCCATCGCGATCGTAGTCATACGCTCACTGTGCCCGCTGCACCAGGATTGGCTGTAAGGAGTACAGCTACAAGTTTGGGCGCTATCGGTATTGCCGTAACTGGTGTACCTATTTTTAATGATTCTGAAGGGCCAGGCAGACCTTTGGAAGAAAAGATTGCAGAAACATTTGATTATGCCGGAGGCCATGTTGGCCCCTCGGGTTATCACTATCACTCAGAGTCTATGGATGTTCCTGAAAATACTACGCTCTCCCATGATGATGAAAAATTAATAGGGATTATGGCAGATGGGTTTTTAATTTATGGCAGAAGAGAGATGGATGGCTCTTATCCTTCGGATTTAGATGAATCAGGCGGACATCTTGGAGCTACACAGCACAGTAATGGCGAAGAATTTTATCACTATCACATTGTAAATGAATATTATTTTGGAAATTTAATTGTGCTCTTCGGTGGCGATTTTATGGGTTCTCCAAACACTATCTTGTAA
- a CDS encoding TonB-dependent receptor plug domain-containing protein produces the protein MRKSMLLRFLLFVGFVLFYPTISTAQERMIEGVVTTFEDIHVAKANIKVVRTKEVVLTDTIGVFKITCLPGDKIRVSAKGFNSQTFRVTENTTTAFINLKLKPNPKNQELAVAYGHVKEGKNLNAVTSVNPDDQRYADFYSVYQILNQIPNVAVSGSDVIIRGKNSINGNGAALIVVDRIIQPSHWLKNLVPQNIKNVSVLKGVAASSYGARGANGVILITTKKGTD, from the coding sequence ATGAGAAAATCAATGCTACTAAGGTTTTTGCTATTTGTTGGGTTCGTACTTTTTTACCCTACAATTTCAACTGCTCAAGAAAGAATGATTGAAGGTGTTGTTACAACTTTTGAGGATATTCATGTTGCCAAAGCCAATATTAAAGTAGTAAGAACAAAGGAAGTGGTATTGACTGATACAATCGGTGTTTTTAAAATTACCTGTTTGCCTGGCGATAAAATTAGGGTGAGTGCCAAAGGTTTTAATTCACAAACCTTTAGAGTTACTGAAAATACAACAACGGCTTTTATAAACCTTAAACTTAAACCCAATCCAAAGAACCAAGAACTTGCAGTTGCATACGGACATGTAAAAGAAGGAAAGAACCTCAATGCGGTTACATCAGTAAACCCTGATGACCAAAGGTATGCAGATTTTTACAGTGTTTACCAAATATTAAACCAAATTCCCAATGTTGCGGTTAGCGGGTCAGATGTTATAATTAGGGGCAAAAACTCTATCAATGGAAATGGGGCGGCTTTAATTGTAGTCGATAGGATTATTCAACCGAGTCATTGGTTAAAAAATTTAGTTCCCCAAAACATTAAAAATGTCTCGGTGTTAAAGGGGGTTGCCGCTTCTTCTTATGGAGCTCGAGGCGCTAATGGAGTAATCCTTATAACTACCAAAAAAGGTACTGATTAA
- a CDS encoding mechanosensitive ion channel family protein, which produces MEKAQEWMNYGLELAKEFGPKLVTAILIYIVGSWIIKKIIGAARKVMSKSKYDESLQRFLLNLVSWALKIFLIIIVISRLGVDVTTFAAVIAAAGLAIGLALQGSLSNFAGGVLLMIFKPYKIGDLVEAQGVLGVVKEIEIFTTKLVSPENKLLIVPNGAMANGNITNYTAEGKIRVDTVIGVAYEEDIKQVKEVLMEVLTSNPKVLQEPAPSVNVLELADSSVNFAVRPFSKPEDYWDVYFATYEGCKLALDKAGIEIPYPHEVEVQKVSK; this is translated from the coding sequence ATGGAAAAAGCACAAGAATGGATGAACTACGGTTTGGAATTGGCCAAAGAGTTTGGCCCCAAATTGGTTACCGCAATTCTCATTTATATTGTAGGTTCCTGGATAATCAAAAAGATTATTGGAGCAGCAAGAAAAGTAATGTCAAAAAGCAAGTATGATGAATCCTTGCAACGGTTTTTACTGAATCTAGTCTCTTGGGCCTTAAAAATATTCTTGATAATTATTGTTATTTCAAGATTAGGGGTTGATGTCACAACTTTTGCAGCCGTAATTGCCGCTGCCGGTCTTGCAATAGGCTTAGCATTGCAGGGATCGCTTTCCAATTTTGCTGGAGGGGTTTTGCTCATGATTTTTAAACCCTATAAAATAGGGGATTTGGTAGAAGCGCAAGGTGTTTTGGGAGTGGTAAAAGAAATTGAGATTTTCACAACTAAATTAGTATCTCCAGAGAATAAACTCTTAATAGTACCCAATGGCGCTATGGCCAATGGAAATATTACCAATTATACGGCTGAAGGAAAAATTAGGGTAGATACCGTTATTGGAGTAGCCTATGAAGAGGATATAAAACAAGTTAAAGAGGTGTTGATGGAAGTTTTGACATCTAACCCAAAAGTTTTGCAAGAACCTGCTCCATCTGTAAATGTATTGGAACTGGCCGATAGTTCAGTGAATTTTGCTGTTAGACCTTTCTCTAAACCAGAAGACTATTGGGATGTATATTTTGCTACCTACGAAGGTTGTAAACTTGCACTTGATAAAGCAGGCATTGAAATTCCATACCCACACGAGGTAGAGGTGCAAAAAGTATCGAAATAA
- a CDS encoding heme-binding domain-containing protein: MKVIKKIGIVLLIIFIGMQFYRPEKNTASGDYLAIFEAETKPNESVKEILKTTCYDCHSDHTEYPWYNNVAPISYWLDDHIRDGKKHLNFSDWQNYSAKKKDHKLDELIEEVEEGKMPLDEYTWTHKEAKLTENQVKTLLEWARQARLPYQKALQQD, encoded by the coding sequence ATGAAAGTAATAAAAAAAATAGGAATTGTACTCTTGATCATTTTTATTGGAATGCAATTTTATCGACCTGAAAAAAACACGGCAAGTGGGGATTATTTAGCAATTTTTGAAGCTGAAACAAAACCAAATGAGTCAGTAAAGGAAATTTTAAAAACCACTTGTTATGATTGCCACAGTGACCATACAGAGTACCCTTGGTACAACAATGTAGCTCCGATTTCCTATTGGTTGGACGATCATATTAGAGATGGGAAGAAGCACCTAAACTTTTCCGATTGGCAAAATTACTCGGCTAAAAAGAAGGACCATAAATTAGACGAACTTATAGAAGAGGTTGAGGAAGGAAAAATGCCGTTAGATGAATATACATGGACACACAAAGAAGCCAAACTTACCGAAAACCAGGTGAAAACCTTATTGGAATGGGCACGACAGGCTAGGTTACCATATCAGAAAGCTCTGCAACAAGATTAG
- the purB gene encoding adenylosuccinate lyase has product MSLNQLSAISPIDGRYRNKTEALGGYFSEEALIKYRVQVEIEYFIALCEIPLPQLADFDTSKFSDLQKIYLDFSSEDATAIKEIEKTTNHDVKAVEYFIKQKFDGLGLEKHKEFIHFGLTSQDINNTAIPLSIKEAMNNVYVPLYFEVFEKLKALATEWAAIPMLARTHGQPASPTRLGKEIDVYVERLKEQFNLLNDIPSAAKFGGATGNYNAHKVAYATIDWKAFGQQFVQEKLGLHHSFPTTQIEHYDHMAALFDCLKRINTIYIDLNRDFWTYISMDYFKQKIKKGEVGSSAMPHKVNPIDFENSEGNLGLANALFEHLSAKLPVSRLQRDLTDSTVLRNVGVPFGHTQVAFLSTLKGLNKLVLNAEKFEEDLENNWAVVAEAIQTILRREGYPNPYEALKGLTRTNEKITQKSIADFIDTLEVSGTIKDELKKITPANYTGV; this is encoded by the coding sequence ATGTCCTTGAACCAACTAAGTGCCATTTCCCCGATTGATGGCCGTTACCGAAATAAAACAGAAGCCCTAGGTGGCTATTTTTCAGAAGAAGCACTCATTAAATATCGGGTGCAAGTAGAGATCGAATACTTTATTGCACTCTGCGAAATTCCGCTTCCGCAGCTAGCGGATTTTGATACCTCCAAATTTTCTGACTTGCAGAAAATCTATCTTGATTTTTCTTCGGAAGATGCGACTGCTATAAAAGAAATTGAAAAAACTACAAACCATGATGTAAAGGCTGTTGAGTATTTCATCAAGCAGAAGTTTGATGGTTTGGGACTTGAAAAACACAAAGAATTTATCCATTTTGGTCTTACTTCACAGGATATAAACAACACCGCTATTCCACTTTCCATCAAGGAGGCCATGAACAATGTTTACGTACCGCTCTATTTTGAGGTATTTGAAAAATTAAAAGCATTGGCCACAGAATGGGCGGCCATCCCCATGCTGGCCCGGACCCACGGACAACCGGCCTCCCCTACTCGATTGGGAAAAGAAATCGATGTTTATGTAGAGCGATTGAAAGAGCAGTTTAATTTATTAAATGACATTCCCAGTGCTGCCAAATTTGGTGGGGCAACAGGAAATTACAATGCGCACAAAGTAGCTTATGCAACCATAGATTGGAAAGCTTTTGGACAACAGTTTGTTCAGGAAAAATTGGGATTGCACCATTCGTTCCCAACCACTCAAATTGAACATTACGACCACATGGCCGCCTTGTTCGATTGCCTAAAACGGATCAATACAATCTATATTGATTTAAATAGGGATTTCTGGACCTATATTTCCATGGATTATTTTAAACAGAAAATCAAAAAAGGGGAAGTTGGCTCTTCGGCAATGCCACATAAGGTAAATCCCATCGATTTTGAGAATTCTGAGGGAAATTTGGGTCTTGCCAATGCCTTGTTTGAACATTTGTCCGCAAAACTTCCGGTTTCACGCTTACAGCGTGACTTGACCGACAGTACGGTACTAAGAAATGTGGGCGTTCCTTTTGGGCATACTCAGGTAGCTTTTTTATCCACTCTTAAAGGTTTGAACAAGTTGGTGTTGAACGCAGAAAAGTTTGAAGAAGACTTGGAAAACAACTGGGCCGTGGTAGCAGAGGCCATTCAAACCATATTGCGACGAGAAGGCTACCCAAATCCCTATGAAGCCCTTAAAGGTCTTACACGTACCAACGAAAAAATAACCCAAAAGTCCATTGCGGACTTTATTGATACATTGGAGGTTTCGGGTACTATAAAAGATGAGCTCAAAAAAATAACTCCAGCGAATTATACGGGGGTTTAA
- a CDS encoding YybH family protein, with protein MKTLSFLFLALLIGCKKPEANSDIEKWKTEIMSVEKSFNDMAQNDGLAKAFSYFAAEDGVIKRGKNIIKGKTTIGKWYEKDVRPNESLSWTPTFVDVSKNGDMAYTYGNYIFTYLDSLGIKKENKGIFHTVWKRQKDGTWKFVYD; from the coding sequence ATGAAAACTTTATCATTTTTATTTCTTGCTCTTTTAATTGGTTGTAAAAAACCCGAAGCAAACTCAGATATTGAAAAGTGGAAAACTGAAATCATGAGTGTAGAAAAATCTTTCAATGACATGGCTCAAAATGACGGATTAGCTAAAGCCTTTTCATATTTTGCTGCAGAAGATGGGGTAATAAAAAGAGGAAAAAACATAATTAAAGGAAAAACCACTATTGGCAAATGGTATGAAAAGGATGTCAGACCGAATGAATCTCTATCATGGACTCCTACTTTTGTTGACGTTAGTAAAAATGGTGATATGGCTTATACTTATGGGAATTATATTTTCACTTATTTAGATTCTTTAGGAATAAAAAAAGAGAATAAAGGAATTTTCCACACAGTCTGGAAAAGACAAAAAGATGGAACATGGAAGTTTGTTTATGATTGA
- a CDS encoding GNAT family N-acetyltransferase, whose protein sequence is MKIENSGLTDISEIFNLYRIATEYMKSKNQVYWPEFSKELVLNEIEENRQWKLLIDEKIACIWATTLNDELIWGNKKEPSLYIHRIATNPEFRGQNLIIKLIDWANKFGKNKDLKFIRMDTVGLNEGLISHYRKFGFEFLGAKRLENTNGLPEHYKNGEVCYFQKSII, encoded by the coding sequence ATGAAAATTGAAAATAGCGGACTTACTGATATCTCTGAAATATTTAATTTATACAGGATAGCAACTGAATATATGAAATCAAAAAATCAAGTTTATTGGCCTGAATTTTCAAAGGAATTAGTCTTAAATGAAATAGAAGAAAACAGACAATGGAAATTATTGATTGACGAAAAAATTGCTTGTATATGGGCTACAACTCTGAATGACGAATTGATTTGGGGAAACAAAAAGGAGCCTTCGTTATATATTCATCGGATTGCTACCAACCCCGAATTTAGAGGTCAAAATTTGATTATAAAACTAATTGACTGGGCGAATAAATTTGGAAAAAACAAAGACCTAAAGTTTATCAGAATGGATACTGTTGGTTTAAATGAAGGCTTAATAAGTCATTATAGAAAATTCGGATTTGAATTTTTAGGTGCCAAACGACTTGAAAACACTAATGGATTGCCAGAACATTATAAAAATGGAGAAGTATGCTATTTTCAAAAGTCAATAATCTGA